Genomic DNA from Trichocoleus desertorum ATA4-8-CV12:
GCATTAGCATGGGCACTTACTGCACCTTGATCCCATGGCTCTGGTGGGTTGAGTACATAATCCCCAGGTAGAACTTGGTTTTGCAGCTCAATATCAAGGTACTTGAAGTCATGGGTGTGAACGTTGTAGTTCCGATCAACCAACTGCTTCTTAGTTCCATCACTCACACAAGCAATTGTCCGAGGCCTGCCAAGAACATCGATAATCCCAACTTCCTCAACCACCTCCTCAGCAGTTTGCGTACGTGGAAGTTCTGCAACAACCTCACCTGTATGAGCATCAATTATGTAATCGGCTAACTGAGGAAGCCCATGAACCGACTTTGTATCATCTACCATCCGCTTAAGGACATCCTCTGTGAGGTACGAGAGCCGCCATCGAGAGGCAGCGGAGTCGTAATAGTAAATAAGACGAGGGACAACATCTAGGGGTTGTGCTCCATATCCTGCAATCTGGCGAATGATATTTATGACTTGCATTGGCGAGATTCGCGCAATGTGATCAACGTTAACGGGGCTTCCTAGTGACGAGTTGATGGCAACGAGATTATTGTCCTTGCCCAATTCAATAGTGACAAGCGTGCCGTAGACTGGAATTTTGCGATAGTATTGGCGAAATTTGACTATCTGAGTATCGGTTAAGGAAACGACTTCTACTCCTAGACTTTTGAACTCTGGTGAGACACCATTTACCTCTTCCGCCTTAAATTGGGAAATGGCATTACTTGACAGTGATTGTCGCAGATAGTGCTGAGCAGCAGACTCAGGAGATAGAGCAGCGAGAGGAACAGACGGAGCTGCCAGAGTAAAAAAGGGTCCTGAATTTCCTATCTCATCTGATTTTTCATCCGCATGAAGGGCAAAAGTCCTGAGCCCATTCACGAACTTGGTCCGAGTAGGGGAGTTGGGAGAGAAGGCATCAGTTCTAGCCTGGTTACTCTCCTTCTCTGAGCCATGTTGTTCCATAATTTAATCTCCAAGTGGGAATAAGCCGAGAGAGTACTCAAGGCATTTAAGGCACTCTCGACTAATTACAAAACGAGCAGAGACAGTCTTTAGGATGAGGGAGAAAGCAGTGAATCGGGTCTAGCCCAATATTTTTTGATAGCGTTTCTTGGTGAAAAATTAGACACCAAAAAATACAAAAATATGACACAATCGCTTTAATATTATGTCTGATTCAGCAGGAAAAATTTTGGACTACTGAAATTGGTAACAGTTAATATTCTAGCATTTGCAGTTTGACTTCTAAACTTGAACGCAATTTTCTCCAAGCGTCAATCGCTTTTTGATAGTCCTTTTTGTTTGCTTGTTCAACTATTTCCATGGCAATTGGTGAAGCTATCTCAGCTACTATAGTAGACTTTTCAGAATCCTGAGAAAGGCTGTTGATATATAGAGCGGAAGCATTCTCATACTCTCTAACAATTGAATTGCCATAGTTAGATGTAAGAAGATATTCTCTCAAGCTACGAAGGGCATTCATCTCAGAACCATCATCAGCCAACCCCATTGTATCAACGAGAATATCTGTAAACAAACAGTTCGCAATGGATAAACCCCAACCGGAGTCGTAATTATAGGTAATATTCCCAAATTGATTATCACCTACTCTAAAGCAGGCCGAGCAAACTATTTTAAGGTTTCCACCATCATCAAGAATGTCAGGTAGGTTTGGATCAGGTATTTTCCACCAGGAATCCCATCCACTGATCTGGTTATATCGACCTCTTACACCATCAATATCAACATTGTCGGGAGATCTTCTACCTGGACCAAGTACATGAGCAATTGCAGATCCCGTATCTGTTCCAACAACAAATACATCTCGGGATGAGCGATTATATACAATGCCCATATTAAACTCCTCCATTCTCCATCTTGGGTACGAGTTTTAACATTGAGAAGCATATTGTTCTAAC
This window encodes:
- a CDS encoding M4 family metallopeptidase; this translates as MEQHGSEKESNQARTDAFSPNSPTRTKFVNGLRTFALHADEKSDEIGNSGPFFTLAAPSVPLAALSPESAAQHYLRQSLSSNAISQFKAEEVNGVSPEFKSLGVEVVSLTDTQIVKFRQYYRKIPVYGTLVTIELGKDNNLVAINSSLGSPVNVDHIARISPMQVINIIRQIAGYGAQPLDVVPRLIYYYDSAASRWRLSYLTEDVLKRMVDDTKSVHGLPQLADYIIDAHTGEVVAELPRTQTAEEVVEEVGIIDVLGRPRTIACVSDGTKKQLVDRNYNVHTHDFKYLDIELQNQVLPGDYVLNPPEPWDQGAVSAHANATEVARFLREVLRRNGLDNQGEPFVSSVNCRYWRHSTDATNKEWRNAAWIGSQMVYGQRRVGTDLRSYAAAMDVVAHEICHGLTDRTSRLQYQGQSGALNESYSDIFGIIISNFHEPNLSAWNWEMGEDLDETGIPMRDLSSPPRYNQPEHMDNYVQTMNDHGGVHTNSGIHNKVAYNLLTAKADSGEFLFDPKSVIQIFYLALTQHLSRTSGFSDSRRGVKLSAYSLFRGDPSRDEKLVAVDKAFNAVGIE